The nucleotide window AACGGTTTAcaccattaaagtggacctttaaatctgcaaataaaaaatgcaatcaggtaagattttttttattgcagaaggggtggcaatgtcccttctgcaataaaacatacctgcctgttcacatacATGGGTGTTACATACTCCCAGCTTGGCGAATCAAAGATCAGAACCCGAAAGAAAAAtggatgaagatggcagtgctgtGATAAAATGAAGACAgatgagtgtattaaaaaaattgtgaccaggcaggaaatgttattttaatacagAAGGGAGGCAATGGAAAAGACCTGTctggttgtaatttttttagtcAAAAgttctagttctgctttaaagcaacacATGCCTCTTCCTACATCAAGGCATATTGTCCTACATTCAAGTGTATTGTTTTGAATCCCATTCATTTGAAATTGTGCTGTCAACACACTTCAATGCATATAACAAAAAAGGTTCTGTGCAATGTATTGTGTAGAGTACAAGAATAGTATGAATAAGCCctacatagaaaatatatttggaaaGGCAAATGATTATGGTTGTGATTTTACCTGGGGTTTTTTCTAATGTCATCTAACTGGCCAACCACATGGGAAACATTAGTACGAATCATCTTGAATGCTATGTCTTCTTCTCCCATAATTTCAAATCTAGGAAGGAAAAGTAAAAAGcattatttgtaataaagttgtgaaaaaaaagtcaaacacatTTGTATAAATTATTGGTGCATAATTGGTTAGACTAGACTTACCTGTATTTATTCTTATCTTTGTAAGCTTTCCGGATCAAATCAGTTACAGGTTTACAATTAGTTACCAGCTGCTTGGAGACAGGTGGCTGTAATACAGGGGGACAAATAAGCATACAATCAATATAATAATGGTCATGATGTTATATACAAGAGCTTTAACATAGTGCACATGGCTGTAAAGTAGACAACAGCAATAACTGATAAATTAGGTTTTAGCATTTTAGAGTGGACACAGTTACATAAATGTATGTATCTAAATCTACTTCCAAATGAAAGCCCACGCTGCCctgatataaatatgaaaaatacattgcattagaCTGAAAATGCAGCACTGGGATACAAGGAAATTGTGAAGGAGGGCTCAGGAACTTAAATggttaacaaacaaaaaatatacaataattgtcACAAAAATCAGACTTTACCATATTTGGATCATAATAAGATTCCTGAGTTGCCGGGGTAATATTATCCTCAGTATTATTAAACTGTACAGTTTTGGAGCAGTTGATAAGCATATGTTCTAATCCAGTCAGATCCTGAGAGgaaaaataatgaacaatattTTCAGTAAAGAGATTGATTGCTTTAGATGttgaaatgttcatgtttattgCTTATAGATAAATAACCCTAAAATATCTTAGCTTATTCTGTACAAATgattttagtgttatttttatgTCTCAGGTCTCAAACTTAGATGTggaatacttttttaattttagtttgtaTTTGCAGCTCAGGAACTCAGAACTACTAAAAGCAGCAGATCAGCTTAAGAGGCTGACAATTAgaattttcagtcatttttagcagcatatgcatttatttatattagtagtagtagtagcaataaacagtatttatatagcgcaaacatattacacatacatTAAATAGTGATCTCAGCActtgttttgtttacaaaaaagttaaaaaaaaattaaggaaggcTTCAATGTATCCTTAAAATGACACCTTTTATACCCCAGAAGGTGTCAAGAAAACACCACTCCATAGATGATTGACATTTCACAGTATATTGtaagtattttgtttaaatagaGCTTTGAAGTCTTTATATGTAGGGCATATTCAAGAAAAGTGAGAAACCCCTCCATCACAACATTTGGAAAAACTTAAAACTACTCTACATACTGAAAGGTTGTACAGTAAATCACTTGCTGGGTTCATCTATGAAATGTGCGCATAAAAAACATCATGTCCATGCTTTTACAGCAATATCTTTATTGTCGTACCTGTAAACTCAATGGTAACTGATTTATTCTTGTAGCCAGTGTCCGAATCTCCCTGTCAGACAGCACTCCTGAACCATCAGTGTCAACTTCATGGAATATCTGGGAGATATTTAGAGGCTGAATGGCACTCATCAgatagtaaaaaaaggaaaaagcaaactGCATATCTTCCGAATGACGCACTTTATGGGCAGATGTCTTGTCAAATTCTGCTGGAAACCTGCACAGATAATAGTATCAAAACCCATGACACAACAAAGAGCATTCAGCATACCTAAATAAAGCCAATGCCCttcaagattttattttcatgtattatgGTTATGTAGCACTACACGTTCAAATGAAATGTACATGCAAATGGATACAGGAACATGCAAATAGATACTGAaagattaaagcgtacctaaactcagacatttcactttacataaaaggtaagcACCCCCCTAATTCCTGCCTAGGCcaccaagaatgaatgggagtacAAAGCCCCTggcatacctacgtcaggcatcccgggaggagcagaaggagcctttgcgtgggaaaaaaaatatgccgatctcactgcgcatgcgtgagatcggcaagtttttttttctatcctacgtcacccgatcttgtgcctgggtcgggtgatgtaggaggaagaaccagaaagaagagaagatggcggcacccagtgcGCCAGCTTGCGGATAGAtcccgggacgacgcaggacccgatgaagagacctctggatggatccgactgccctgcgggattgatggtaagtgaatttttttttaggcacttttgggtttattgATTTGTTAACTACAGCATACACATGGTACTTTGCACCTGCATTTgtttaaataacaattttgtCAAAGTAATTATTCTGTTTAATACAAAGACCACTACATAACATTTTCTCtggtattattttttacaaaaacaaagggTGTGGAGTCCCCAGGATTTATCTAAACTATCCCATTTAGGAGCACAGCAAAGCAAACCTttatcaataaactttaaaatcccctggcaaatgaaaaataatactaTCTAGAAACACTGCCATCTTGCCAGCATAAGGAAGTCCTTTTTTGACACCTTAATTtgaattttacaacattttttataagtttatacACGATCCTGGATTCCCGTAGGTcttgatcaatatatatatatatatatatacacatacagatGCATCTCAATGAATTAGAATATCAttgaaagtaatttattttagtaattcaaaaagtgaaactcatattatatagttttattacaCACAGAGTGATATCTTTCAAGtgtgtatttcttttcattttgatgattatggcctacaggtaatgaaaacccaaaatatattcaaatattcaatttcaatataatgaaatattcaatatttcagaaaataaaaaattttgtgaaaaaaatcaatatggtagactcatggcccctgattcatcaagcagaatcggatgatcgctcgcgcattcgtattcgcctcattattatgaaggcaggaatccggctggcagtgaggaggagaatttacgcgcacactcgagtccggaccgcggtaaaccgcgatcgctggccgcgcgtactttcacgcttccagcgagcgcggattttattgatgaatcaggggcatggtgTCTCATACCACTCGGctaataaccacaaaacacctgCAAAAGTGTCCTGTGCCTTTAAATTGGTCTTCCAGTCTGGTTCAGTGGGCCACACAATCATGGAGAAGACTACTGATTTGATATTTGTCCAGAAGTCATAATTGACACCCTCCACAAGGAAGGGAAGTCACAAAATGTCATTGCTAAAGATGCTGGCTGTTCACAGAGTGCTGTATATGCAcatataatgcagaaaaaatgtgGGAGAAAAAGTTGCACAAACAGGCATAACTGCAGCCTTGAGAGGGTTGTGACTGTAACTGGAGTCAGTGATTCAAGAATCACCAGTCAACGCCAGAAGCGTCTTATCTCAGCTGTGAAGAAAATGGACTGGACTGTTCTCAGAGTGGTCCAAAGTGCTCTTTTCAGATGAAAGTAAATTTTGCAATTAATTAAGGTCCCAGAGTCTGGAGGAAGAGTGGACAGGCACAGAATCCAAGTTGGTTTAGGCCCAGTGTGATGTTTCCACCGTCAGTGAGGATTTGGGGAGCCATGTCATCTGCTGGTGTTGGTCCACTCTGTTTTATCAAGTCCAAAAACAATTCAGGCATCTATCAGGAAATTTTAGAGCATTTCTCTGCAGAGAAGATGATTTCATTTTCCAGCAGGACTTGGCACCTGCCCACACTGCCTATACCAGGTTTAATGACCATGGTATCATTGATTGGCCAGCAAACTCATCTGACATAAACCCCATAGAGAATCTATGAGGTATTGACAAGAAGAAGATGAGACACACCAGAACGAAAAATGCAGATGAGCTGAAGGCCACTATCAAAGCATTCTGGGCTTCCATAACACCTCAGCAGTGTTACACTGATCATCTGCATGCTACATTAATGCAGTAATTCAACCAAAAGCAGCCCTGACCAAGTATTGAGTGCCTACTTGGACATACTTTTCTGTAGGCcaaattttatgttaaaattatttttaatggtcTTCTGTTATATTCTAACTTGTCATCTGTGCATGTGACATAAATTACACTTTTGATGTTTTAATGGTCTTCTGTTATATTCTAACTTGTCATCTGTGCATGTGACATAAATTACACTTTTGATGATATTCCAatttattgagatatatatatatatatatatatatatacacacacatacatacacacacacgcacacgcatacacaaacacaccaatacacatatacatgcactgcatatacagttatatatacacacacattttagttACATGgtctaatgttaaaaataatttgcagctACACAGTATACTGAACGCTATACAGTGTTCAGTAAGAGTACAGTACATTGCCCACAATTCATTTACTTTACACTATTCTGTAACCAGAGGgttgtattttaaacatattaattGTGGTACTTAGAACCCTGGCTACAactttgaaaggaaaaaaaaactgtcaaggAAGAGGAGGGAACACTTCATCAGAGCCAAGCACCTGGTGAAAAGTATACTTACAAATCCTGAAGTTCTTGCATAACGATACGGTCAATCATGTGTGGCATGTGAGCAGGAACTTTCCGAGACGTGAAGCCAAATTTACCATTAAGGAGTTTATTCACATAGCGGAGAGAATCAGCAAAAGTGTCTTGAAGTCTCCTGCCAATTTTCCTACTATTGGTGATATAAGAAAGTTCACTAAGTAGCGCATCTTTCTCCTGAAAAAACAGAATGATTAATAGATGAGGTTTATGTGGTTGTCAGACTGAAAATTTTTTATCACAGGAGCATTCTGGTTACCTTACAAAAACAACTAAAGAAAGATTGAAGTACCAGGGTAAATCAATGAATGCGGTAGACAACAGAGAAATTACTCCCTTGTTaacaggaagaataaaaaaaaattcattatgtATGTGACAGTAAATTCCGACATATTTTGGGGGACAAAAAAGATCCCCTTCCCCAGGGCTATGTTTGGAATGAAATAAAGATCAAGATCTGGTCCATTTGTTAAATGTTCAAACACACAGGGATGGTGCGTTGCTAAGTGTCCTATATGTACTGTAGTTCAACAGCGCAGTCCAGAAGAAGCAAAAAAAGCAGAGGAACAATAGATGTCCATGAACTTTTATTATTCTGTCATGTACACaagctttaatattattttcatcagTAATTACAAAACTTagaaagattttatgtttttatattaactttAATGAATACATGCTTCTTATTTTCTTCTGACTTGATGTTGTAGGAACAATTAGTAATGTTTAAAAAGTGTACACCTAACAGGGTTACTACTTAGCCACAAcaattattacactttttttattgaattcctCCTGTAAAGCAGTGCACTTCCTTAGTATGTAACTTTGGATAGTTCTGTTCTCCTTGCCAGAGGCTCTGATGTGAGGAGATAAAGCCCTGCCTTTACAAACATGGTCACCTGCACACAAAGACACAATGGAGAACATGGCAGGGTTACCCAGTAATTTGGAATAACTGAGTGATTAGGCACAGTCTTTACAGTTTAATTCCTCTTTTGCATGACAGCTGAAAGTATCAGAAGATGTACAGGGTAAGGGATTTCTCTCTGTTAAGAATTAAATTCGTTTGTGCCAAACCCCAGGGTATCATAAAAATATGAAGcaatataaacagaaaagaatctttaaaataccatttgaataattatattaatattacacaaatgTATTACTTACATCTAAGAGgtccttaaaatattttgctcttTCCCAAGGTAAGAAACCTTCATAAGGAGGCTGATAGTTAAGAAGTTTTCTTCCTTGAACAAAGCTGTCTTCCTTAGATTTTTCCTTGTTTACTTCTTCAGGCAATTTGGAAACTTTAAAGTCCAGCACACTGAACTTAAGCTGGGATTCCCTTCTGgagacattttttccattttcacgCCCCGGTTCACttgatttaaatgaaaatttcTGGGAAGCAACCTTATCTTCTGGTGctattttggttttggataaaagTGCTAAATTAGTCCCCTGTTTAGTGACATTTAAAGTTTCCCCTCTTTGTGGCTTGGTGTTACTAAAGGGTTTAAGCAAAGCCATTTTTGACATGTTGTACCCTTTCCACGTGATATCGCCCTTACTAAGCTTGAGGTCTAGATTATGTAGGGCCTGTTGTACACTGCTTGGAAGGGTTGATACATTCACATATGGTATATGGATTTCTGCATCTTGCTTGTCAGCTGGTTTTCGCTTCTTGAGCTTTGGGAACCGGTCTTCCTCAGGAATGCCCTCAAACAGTATTTCTGCATCTGGGGTAGGTGTAGTGCTTACTAAATCCCTCTTCCCTTGGAGTGATGGGGTAATGTTACGTTTTTGTTCTTCGTTTGTGTCCACATTTAGGAAGACCTGCATTTTAAACTCTTTGTCATTTACATCATGAAAGGTGAGATTAAAATTAATTACAGTGGCATTCATTCCAGGATACATGATCAGATGAACAGTTTTCCACTTGTTAGCAATAGAAGCATGGCGAATAATTGGGTTTTCACTATAGCTGCCCTCCACTGCTTTTTTAGCTATGTCAGCAAAGCTGAAGTAGGGCAAATTTTCACCTTTAGGAACAACATAATGGGTCTGGTTACGGAGCAAATTTATCTTGTATAACTCTCCAAAGTGAtctgaaaataaagcaaacatgttcatttatttgcattagcAATAAAGATATTGTACAAGtcaaacaattatataaaaacaagcaCTTCCACATAACTTCagaattttctttcctttcaaacACATGCAAAGCCAGTTCCTATTGGTATACTCAGGTATGCAAATATTCTGGGCACTCCTCAGATTCTTTGGTAAGGAGCCTCAACAAACCCTCTCCCACATTTCTCTATTGGCCCATAGGAGACCCATGCTACACCAATATGCAGGTATATGGATTACCCaagtttacatatatttgtgCTTTATTAACTTAAAGGTTTCTTTTTAGGAATAGTTTACATGACCTCTAATGAGGAATTGGTAATGTGATTAGTTTTATACGTATCCTAAAATTCAAATGCTAGTGGTTAATTAGTGGCTCATCTCTTCAGAGGAGGCCCATGTCACTGTACGTCCTATGTTTGCAAAAATCTCACAAGCACAAATGTCAGAAACCACTTACAGAATAGCCTAAAgcctatacatttatatgtataattgtatGACATACCACAGTAGGGTTATGAAAATTACAGTTAACAGAACTCCTGTAACTACACAAACCCCTTTTTACCTTGTCCACAATCACCGGCATCAAATCCACAGTTAAGCACATTGCAGGCTTGGTCACAAAACTTGTCAGCAAGCCATGAATTAGCACAGCCTTGGTTACAATAAGAAACACCAGTTATTCCCACTCCAGGCTGCCAGGCTTGTCCATTAAGAAGACCTCCACCAGCAAGGGCCGGGGCAAAACGCCCAGCTGCTGCGTTACCTACcagaatagaaagaaaaacaaatgatataatcttaaaacaacaaaatatatatatatatatatatatatatatatatatatatatctcaaatgtCATGCTGTAATCTTCAAAAGAGATTTAGAAAGCTAAAGCCCATTACAAGTCTTACCAAGGCAATCACCGCCATCCCAGTCACATGCAGAGTTATTGCAAGCTTTATCACAGTACCCATCTTTAATCCAAGATCCTGGACATCCTTCTGCACAGTTAGGAACTGGCCAagttaaataaacctttttgaaaaaataaataaatgtattactaagCATCTGTTTAAATTACAGTCAACTTTCTTCAGAGATCTTTGAGTTTGTTATATAAGTCATATTATctaacttttaagaaatacaatcATATCTGGTACAGTTTCTCCTGGATTCATTTAGAAACTTGAGAAATATACAGTGTATAATGCAAACCATATACAGGCAGacgttactttttctttttatgttagaTGTATGTACTATACCTAAAAGTATGTAATACAGGatcttttttaatgaataataatttaaaggatttttatgtCCTCGTACAACACAGTTGTTGGTAATTCTTAGGCTGATTatacaacaatacatttttacacagataccctttaaaaagaatttgtcTATCACTTACCTTTTGGCCCTTTGAATGGCTATAAAAATCATCAGGCCATACATAAGTCCCAAACATGACATCATCATTCATATATATGAATTTCTGAGAAAGTCCAGGAATTCGATGAATGTGGCTTTCAATAGCAGGGGAGCTAAAGGTAGGTAAATGGCTAGTGTTCAAAAATATTTcctaggaaaagaaaacaaagaagaagaCACTGTTAGtgataatataaaagttttagcCAAGAGTCATAGATTACAAAGTAATCAACAATGtaaaaaactgcaacattttgTTACCATTAACAGTTTCCCTAAAGCTGAATAGTGGGCATTGCTACATAGGTAAAAGCTCTTTTAATTATGGAATCAGGGTTACTGACAGCTGATAATTGTTCCCAGAAAAGTGAGATCATTTGTCTGTGCATGTACAGTACTTGATGGAGACCTGTGAGAAATTCCAGACTAAAGTACACAAGAGGACATTGCAAAGCGTTTCGGGTGTCTGTTCACGATGAGACTGCATGGATATGGAATACAGTACATGAATACTGTACATTACCAGGGCTGTTGTGAATAGGGCAAAATGCTAGAGAGGATAAAGATT belongs to Pyxicephalus adspersus chromosome 2, UCB_Pads_2.0, whole genome shotgun sequence and includes:
- the GNPTAB gene encoding N-acetylglucosamine-1-phosphotransferase subunits alpha/beta isoform X2 (The sequence of the model RefSeq protein was modified relative to this genomic sequence to represent the inferred CDS: added 65 bases not found in genome assembly), which produces MLLKLLQRQTYTCLSHRYGLYLCFGGIVLMIVSALQFGEVVLEWSRDQYHVLFDTYRDNIAGKSFQNRLCLPMPIDVVYTWVNGSDPELVKQLRDVREQMEEEQRALRDLVGSNRTEPTRKGSSDKMLECLLTHCIRVPMLVLDPSLSPNTTLKDLQSSQPFFHSAISLFHVAKPKNPSTNVTVLVFDTQQDAETAHLNALFETSKETIWRAYLTTDKEAPGLVFMHDLVFLSGFSAKFKDTNQLKSKLPGSLSSRIKRVQLYSEASVALLQLNNAKDFHELNIQAKKNMTIEKKEVTLNPAYLLWDLSAVSQLKQDEDISASRFEDNEELRYSLRSIEKHAPWVRHVFIVTNGQIPSWLNLDNPRVTVVTHQEIFLNTSHLPTFSSPAIESHIHRIPGLSQKFIYMNDDVMFGTYVWPDDFYSHSKGQKVYLTWPVPNCAEGCPGSWIKDGYCDKACNNSACDWDGGDCLGNAAAGRFAPALAGGGLLNGQAWQPGVGITGVSYCNQGCANSWLADKFCDQACNVLNCGFDAGDCGQDHFGELYKINLLRNQTHYVVPKGENLPYFSFADIAKKAVEGSYSENPIIRHASIANKWKTVHLIMYPGMNATVINFNLTFHDVNDKEFKMQVFLNVDTNEEQKRNITPSLQGKRDLVSTTPTPDAEILFEGIPEEDRFPKLKKRKPADKQDAEIHIPYVNVSTLPSSVQQALHNLDLKLSKGDITWKGYNMSKMALLKPFSNTKPQRGETLNVTKQGTNLALLSKTKIAPEDKVASQKFSFKSSEPGRENGKNVSRRESQLKFSVLDFKVSKLPEEVNKEKSKEDSFVQGRKLLNYQPPYEGFLPWERAKYFKDLLDEKDALLSELSYITNSRKIGRRLQDTFADSLRYVNKLLNGKFGFTSRKVPAHMPHMIDRIVMQELQDLFPAEFDKTSAHKVRHSEDMQFAFSFFYYLMSAIQPLNISQIFHEVDTDGSGVLSDREIRTLATRINQLPLSLQDLTGLEHMLINCSKTVQFNNTEDNITPATQESYYDPNMPPVSKQLVTNCKPVTDLIRKAYKDKNKYRFEIMGEEDIAFKMIRTNVSHVVGQLDDIRKNPRKFICLNDNINHNHKDAQTVKAVLRDFYESMFPMPSQFELPREYRNRFLHMHELQEWRSYRDKLKFWTHSVLAALICFTVISFFAEQSAWHVSQPGFFQRLLGVP
- the GNPTAB gene encoding N-acetylglucosamine-1-phosphotransferase subunits alpha/beta isoform X1 (The sequence of the model RefSeq protein was modified relative to this genomic sequence to represent the inferred CDS: added 65 bases not found in genome assembly); this encodes MLLKLLQRQTYTCLSHRYGLYLCFGGIVLMIVSALQFGEVVLEWSRDQYHVLFDTYRDNIAGKSFQNRLCLPMPIDVVYTWVNGSDPELVKQLRDVREQMEEEQRALRDLVGSNRTEPTRKGSSDKMLECLLTHCIRVPMLVLDPSLSPNTTLKDLQSSQPFFHSAISLFHVAKPKNPSTNVTVLVFDTQQDAETAHLNALFETSKETIWRAYLTTDKEAPGLVFMHDLVFLSGFSAKFKDTNQLKSKLPGSLSSRIKRVQLYSEASVALLQLNNAKDFHELNIQAKKNMTIEKKEVTLNPAYLLWDLSAVSQLKQDEDISASRFEDNEELRYSLRSIEKHAPWVRHVFIVTNGQIPSWLNLDNPRVTVVTHQEIFLNTSHLPTFSSPAIESHIHRIPGLSQKFIYMNDDVMFGTYVWPDDFYSHSKGQKVYLTWPVPNCAEGCPGSWIKDGYCDKACNNSACDWDGGDCLGNAAAGRFAPALAGGGLLNGQAWQPGVGITGVSYCNQGCANSWLADKFCDQACNVLNCGFDAGDCGQDHFGELYKINLLRNQTHYVVPKGENLPYFSFADIAKKAVEGSYSENPIIRHASIANKWKTVHLIMYPGMNATVINFNLTFHDVNDKEFKMQVFLNVDTNEEQKRNITPSLQGKRDLVSTTPTPDAEILFEGIPEEDRFPKLKKRKPADKQDAEIHIPYVNVSTLPSSVQQALHNLDLKLSKGDITWKGYNMSKMALLKPFSNTKPQRGETLNVTKQGTNLALLSKTKIAPEDKVASQKFSFKSSEPGRENGKNVSRRESQLKFSVLDFKVSKLPEEVNKEKSKEDSFVQGRKLLNYQPPYEGFLPWERAKYFKDLLDEKDALLSELSYITNSRKIGRRLQDTFADSLRYVNKLLNGKFGFTSRKVPAHMPHMIDRIVMQELQDLFPAEFDKTSAHKVRHSEDMQFAFSFFYYLMSAIQPLNISQIFHEVDTDGSGVLSDREIRTLATRINQLPLSLQDLTGLEHMLINCSKTVQFNNTEDNITPATQESYYDPNMPPVSKQLVTNCKPVTDLIRKAYKDKNKYRFEIMGEEDIAFKMIRTNVSHVVGQLDDIRKNPRKFICLNDNINHNHKDAQTVKAVLRDFYESMFPMPSQFELPREYRNRFLHMHELQEWRSYRDKLKFWTHSVLAALICFTVISFFAEQLIALKRKIFPRKRMQTEVTTERSKV